A genomic segment from Chloroflexota bacterium encodes:
- a CDS encoding PQQ-dependent sugar dehydrogenase: MAAALAALLIVLAVDTPSGESVVPLETTPTPVPPPEPAVEATPDPDDASPPETMVEMGRRMYALHCAVCHGENLEGGISPSLAGPELSDRYATALDLYDYIRNRMPAGGVGPGGLIDPEYLQITAFMLNQRGVLASDVELTIDLADATPLEPTDTSLSAVVALPPPPPESAPVLTPAASGNTPPQLPALVEPATVLLRDGLSPVFVTLQTGPFVDADPDDRHTATEFGIWELGGFTRVWTALVTANPLDQATLERGVFEGSLAGRMSLDHKTTYAIRARHRDSSGDPLSEWSAWSDLWMVVTAKHDNPTARPMRLRDIQTHSLRWQADDGRPVALTTGATLLITSPISGLHEISGAATGNVVRDFEPAERYASVFFRFEAGPDGLEVPASELSFLDATGVRRIAWLPWLKLDPGAVLIAAPTATGAFHFEADDTPLGLAGTEPKLFSHSQARAPAVPWRVREGFRVELVAEGFNLPVLLAPAPSPSDAPDAPVAYVTELAGAVKALGRDGSVWTYASNILGEQPWAPITEFEGETGTIGIAVDPQTGDVYVTTTYRSGDELYNKIVRLESDDGGRTAARAVDVLRMEGEATEPSHQIQGLLFGHDDRLYVAVGNGAVHSTRGLDNAYFGGKVLRLNRDGSAPRDNPHFDPAQPAAPVSYQWAKGLRNFVALAQRPGDGAIYTAENGDHVDRLLRVETGQNYGYTGTDRSLLQRGLWFFEPAIAPVGVAFAVDGAFPADRQGNLYVGAFGPEPHSFVRGTVDNGKAIWEIKLDAAGAVVGRPTIFVKYVGAGVAPITGVAYLADGLYFLEFTADMPQGVNPEPAGRLWRVVPLAG, from the coding sequence GTGGCTGCCGCGCTGGCTGCCCTGCTGATCGTGCTTGCCGTGGACACTCCAAGCGGCGAGTCCGTGGTTCCCTTGGAGACGACGCCGACTCCGGTGCCCCCGCCGGAACCGGCGGTCGAGGCAACGCCTGACCCGGATGACGCATCGCCCCCGGAAACCATGGTTGAAATGGGGAGACGGATGTACGCGCTGCACTGCGCCGTGTGTCACGGGGAAAACCTCGAAGGAGGAATCAGCCCGTCGCTTGCCGGACCCGAGCTGTCCGATCGCTATGCCACGGCACTCGACCTCTACGACTACATCCGCAACCGCATGCCCGCCGGAGGCGTTGGCCCCGGGGGCCTCATCGATCCCGAGTATCTCCAGATCACCGCGTTCATGCTTAACCAACGCGGCGTGTTGGCCAGTGATGTCGAGCTCACGATTGATCTGGCCGACGCGACCCCGCTGGAGCCGACGGACACATCACTGTCGGCCGTCGTCGCATTGCCGCCACCACCGCCAGAATCAGCGCCGGTTCTCACGCCCGCGGCCAGCGGCAATACGCCGCCGCAACTGCCCGCCTTGGTTGAGCCGGCGACGGTGCTGCTTCGCGACGGACTTTCGCCAGTCTTCGTCACGCTGCAGACGGGGCCGTTTGTCGACGCGGACCCGGACGATCGGCACACGGCGACAGAGTTCGGAATCTGGGAGCTGGGCGGCTTTACTCGGGTTTGGACCGCCCTGGTGACGGCCAACCCTCTCGACCAAGCGACGCTTGAGCGCGGGGTCTTCGAGGGTTCCCTCGCAGGGCGAATGAGCCTCGACCATAAGACGACCTATGCCATCCGTGCGCGCCATCGCGATTCCAGCGGCGACCCGCTGAGCGAGTGGTCGGCGTGGTCGGACCTGTGGATGGTGGTGACGGCCAAGCACGATAACCCGACTGCCCGGCCGATGCGGTTGCGTGACATCCAGACGCACAGCCTTCGCTGGCAGGCGGACGACGGCAGGCCGGTCGCGCTGACGACCGGCGCCACGCTGCTGATCACCAGCCCGATCAGCGGGCTGCATGAAATCTCCGGCGCCGCCACGGGCAATGTCGTGCGGGACTTCGAACCGGCCGAGCGCTATGCCAGCGTATTCTTCAGGTTTGAGGCTGGCCCGGATGGCCTTGAGGTCCCCGCATCGGAGCTGTCGTTCCTCGACGCGACGGGAGTGCGGCGGATCGCGTGGCTGCCCTGGCTCAAGCTTGATCCAGGCGCCGTGCTCATTGCCGCGCCGACGGCCACGGGCGCGTTTCACTTTGAGGCGGACGATACACCGCTGGGCCTTGCTGGCACCGAGCCCAAGCTGTTTTCCCACTCCCAGGCCCGCGCGCCGGCGGTGCCCTGGCGCGTACGTGAGGGATTTCGCGTCGAGTTGGTGGCGGAAGGATTCAACCTGCCGGTGCTGCTGGCACCGGCGCCATCGCCATCCGACGCCCCGGACGCGCCCGTGGCCTACGTCACCGAGCTCGCCGGCGCAGTCAAGGCGCTCGGACGGGACGGTTCGGTGTGGACGTATGCGTCGAACATCCTCGGTGAGCAGCCGTGGGCGCCGATCACGGAGTTTGAAGGCGAAACCGGAACGATTGGAATCGCGGTCGATCCCCAGACTGGCGATGTCTATGTCACGACCACGTACCGCTCCGGCGACGAGCTTTACAACAAGATTGTGCGCCTCGAGAGCGACGACGGCGGCCGCACGGCGGCGCGCGCTGTCGACGTGCTGCGCATGGAGGGCGAAGCGACGGAACCTTCGCACCAGATTCAGGGGCTGCTATTCGGCCACGATGACCGGCTGTACGTAGCGGTCGGCAACGGGGCGGTTCATTCCACCCGGGGACTTGACAACGCCTACTTTGGCGGCAAAGTGCTTCGCCTGAATCGGGACGGCAGCGCGCCGCGTGACAATCCCCATTTCGACCCCGCGCAACCCGCAGCGCCGGTGTCCTATCAGTGGGCGAAGGGGCTGCGCAACTTCGTCGCGCTGGCTCAGCGCCCTGGCGACGGTGCCATCTATACGGCAGAGAACGGCGATCACGTTGACCGCCTGCTGCGCGTGGAGACGGGGCAAAACTATGGCTACACGGGGACTGACCGCAGCCTCCTGCAGCGTGGATTGTGGTTCTTCGAACCGGCCATTGCGCCCGTTGGCGTTGCCTTTGCTGTCGACGGGGCATTTCCGGCGGACCGTCAAGGCAATCTATACGTGGGCGCATTCGGGCCGGAGCCCCATAGCTTCGTCCGTGGGACCGTTGACAATGGCAAGGCAATTTGGGAAATCAAGCTGGACGCCGCTGGGGCGGTCGTGGGGCGTCCGACGATATTCGTGAAGTATGTCGGCGCTGGCGTGGCGCCGATTACGGGCGTGGCCTACCTGGCCGACGGGTTGTATTTCTTGGAATTCACTGCCGACATGCCGCAAGGGGTGAACCCGGAGCCCGCCGGTCGACTATGGCGCGTCGTGCCGCTCGCGGGCTGA
- a CDS encoding mandelate racemase/muconate lactonizing enzyme family protein, which produces MTLIEVHTDAGIVGLGSTASPPGMIDAIIEDPSDGLGLFVVGQDPTDPKALWRRMVERWPAQRGRADHSGLQANAMGAIDMAVWDIAGKAAGKPVHELLGGARRDRVLAYGSASTMFYAASKKSDETERERELRHKSPEEIASECTTLREQCFKAVKFGWGDDFDDDGMAKLAAAREALGPDVRLSVDFGCPAYFDPDWTVADAIAAARKLEAYDVYFFEEALHPLDVDGFAEVTAATSVHIATGESLTTTEEFEPFIRRRALDIVQPDAAQMGITQTLQVARDAEAAGMMCVPHGPWTVFTVTCHTQILSVVGLEPMIEYPALVSYRGEGLITQRATALANYELVETPPELVDGHVMLPQGPGLGLGDLVPEAVERYQALMHEAASAS; this is translated from the coding sequence TTGACGCTGATTGAGGTTCACACGGATGCGGGAATCGTGGGGCTAGGGTCCACGGCGTCCCCGCCGGGCATGATCGACGCGATCATCGAAGATCCCAGCGATGGGCTGGGCCTTTTTGTGGTGGGACAGGATCCTACCGATCCCAAGGCGCTGTGGCGGCGGATGGTTGAACGTTGGCCGGCGCAGCGGGGACGGGCCGATCACAGCGGCTTGCAGGCCAACGCCATGGGGGCCATCGACATGGCGGTGTGGGACATCGCCGGCAAGGCCGCCGGCAAGCCGGTGCACGAGCTGCTGGGCGGCGCTCGCCGGGACCGCGTGCTGGCCTATGGCTCCGCGTCCACGATGTTCTACGCCGCAAGCAAGAAGAGCGACGAGACGGAGCGTGAGCGCGAGCTGCGGCACAAGTCGCCGGAGGAGATCGCCAGCGAGTGCACGACGCTCCGCGAGCAGTGCTTCAAGGCGGTCAAGTTCGGCTGGGGCGACGACTTTGACGACGACGGAATGGCCAAGCTCGCCGCGGCCCGCGAGGCGCTGGGGCCCGATGTCCGCCTGAGTGTCGATTTCGGCTGCCCCGCCTACTTCGACCCCGATTGGACTGTTGCGGACGCCATTGCCGCCGCCCGTAAGCTCGAAGCGTACGACGTGTACTTCTTCGAGGAGGCCTTGCACCCATTGGACGTGGACGGCTTCGCCGAGGTGACCGCGGCCACGTCCGTCCACATCGCCACCGGCGAGAGCCTGACCACGACCGAGGAGTTCGAGCCATTCATCCGGCGTCGCGCGCTCGATATCGTCCAGCCGGACGCCGCGCAGATGGGGATCACGCAGACGCTTCAGGTGGCGCGCGACGCCGAGGCCGCGGGCATGATGTGCGTGCCCCACGGCCCGTGGACGGTCTTCACCGTCACCTGCCACACGCAGATCCTGAGCGTGGTGGGCCTGGAACCCATGATCGAATACCCGGCGCTGGTCAGCTATCGCGGTGAGGGCCTCATCACGCAACGAGCCACGGCACTGGCCAACTACGAGCTCGTGGAGACGCCGCCCGAGCTGGTGGACGGGCACGTGATGCTGCCGCAAGGTCCCGGCCTGGGCCTCGGCGACTTGGTGCCGGAAGCCGTGGAGCGCTATCAGGCCCTGATGCACGAGGCGGCATCGGCGTCTTGA
- a CDS encoding M81 family metallopeptidase has protein sequence MRIATGTIAHESSTFTPIPTPYEAFSEGSALGIVRGQEILEAHRDTNREPAGYLDSAEERGFDLVGLLWTATQPSGPIEASAWSRLKGEFVERLQAAMPVDGGLFDLHGAMVAEGVEDAEGDLLEAIREVMGPDRPIFVTLDLHCNITPQMVEMADVIIPCDNFPHTDLRERGREAADLIVRTLRGEIQPAMSWTQLPQLWVAGQFTGLQPFKSIIERAHELEAQPGILTASVAPGFTWADIEHAGSSVIVIADGDQALADRESRALGEWVFAQRGHFDAHMVSFDEAVQTAQAMDSWPAVISDPQDNPGAGTPGDSTGMLRAFLEADLQNALLACMWDPEVAAAATVAGVGAELTVEVGGKSIATQGAPVPITATVEHLWDGRFTIEGPMHAGILEDYGPTAVLRRGGVHVAVMTERSQIYDLEPIRQMGFDPASLRWIGLKSINHFRAAFSRVSDSIHRVEFPSCQPHDARKLPFRRLRRPIWPLDEDARL, from the coding sequence ATGCGCATCGCCACCGGCACCATTGCCCACGAATCCAGCACCTTCACGCCGATTCCCACCCCCTACGAAGCATTCTCCGAAGGTTCGGCCCTTGGCATCGTGCGCGGGCAGGAGATCCTCGAGGCGCACCGCGATACCAACCGCGAGCCTGCCGGCTACCTGGACAGCGCCGAGGAGCGCGGATTCGATCTCGTAGGGCTGCTGTGGACCGCGACGCAGCCATCAGGCCCAATCGAGGCGTCGGCGTGGAGTCGTCTGAAGGGCGAGTTCGTCGAACGCTTGCAGGCCGCCATGCCGGTCGACGGCGGACTCTTCGACCTGCACGGCGCGATGGTTGCGGAGGGCGTCGAGGATGCCGAAGGCGACCTGCTAGAGGCCATCCGCGAGGTCATGGGGCCCGACCGGCCGATCTTCGTGACGCTCGACCTCCACTGCAACATCACGCCGCAGATGGTCGAGATGGCCGACGTCATCATCCCGTGCGACAACTTCCCGCACACCGATCTGCGCGAGCGCGGGCGCGAGGCCGCCGACCTGATCGTGCGCACGCTGCGGGGTGAGATTCAGCCCGCGATGAGCTGGACCCAGCTGCCGCAGCTCTGGGTGGCGGGGCAGTTCACGGGGCTGCAGCCGTTCAAGTCGATCATCGAGCGGGCTCACGAGCTGGAGGCGCAACCGGGCATCCTCACGGCCTCCGTGGCGCCGGGGTTCACCTGGGCCGACATCGAGCACGCCGGGTCCTCGGTGATCGTCATCGCGGACGGCGACCAGGCGCTGGCCGACCGCGAGTCGCGCGCGCTCGGCGAGTGGGTGTTCGCACAGCGCGGGCACTTCGACGCACACATGGTGAGCTTCGACGAGGCCGTGCAGACCGCGCAGGCGATGGACAGCTGGCCGGCAGTGATCTCGGACCCACAGGACAACCCCGGCGCGGGAACGCCCGGCGACTCCACCGGCATGCTGCGGGCGTTCCTCGAGGCCGACCTTCAGAACGCACTGCTGGCCTGCATGTGGGACCCCGAAGTGGCGGCGGCCGCGACGGTTGCCGGAGTCGGCGCTGAGCTGACCGTCGAGGTGGGCGGCAAGTCGATCGCTACCCAGGGCGCGCCGGTGCCCATCACCGCGACCGTCGAGCACCTGTGGGACGGCCGGTTCACCATCGAGGGCCCGATGCATGCCGGCATCCTCGAGGATTACGGCCCAACGGCGGTGCTCCGGCGCGGCGGCGTGCACGTGGCCGTGATGACCGAGCGCAGCCAGATCTATGACCTGGAGCCGATTCGCCAGATGGGATTCGACCCAGCCTCCCTTCGCTGGATCGGTCTCAAGTCCATCAATCATTTTCGGGCCGCGTTCTCGCGGGTATCGGACAGCATTCACCGGGTCGAGTTCCCCAGCTGCCAGCCGCACGACGCGCGCAAACTGCCCTTCAGGCGCCTGCGAAGGCCAATCTGGCCGCTCGACGAGGACGCGAGGCTTTAG
- a CDS encoding hydantoinase B/oxoprolinase family protein, protein MSAAVDPITLALIRNRLVAGAEQMAVTLWKSSFSTVIREVLDYSTAIFDAEGRMVAQSSQIPFQMMTMSAPMGYLIRTGYDWQPGDVVLLNDPYACEAQHLPDYIVFRPAFSGDELIGFAGAIGHMLDTGGGAAGGYLASATEIYHEGLRIPPSKIIRGGELNEELLQLILLNVREPEKLRGDLTAMWACTSLGEATLHALADEYGPATARAAMAEILDSTERQVRQRLALIPEGTYRGVDHVDDDGITDDPLRIEATVTRRGDALEVDFAGTSPQPAGPVSATMEMTRSSVMYVAMATIGEDIPKNDAWRRPITVRAPERSLVNAGPPAPVASRVTTCHRIVDAMMQALVQAIPDRVTAGYYGASNICNIGGFDPDTGAPWVHFEIEVGGWGARPTSDGLDAYSAHVHNLATTPIEVVESNPRLRVEHYSLLPGTGGAGKFRGGLGLRRDIRVLVEGARLNLLGDHYKFAPLGMLGGEPGVSGRYVLNPDTKDERRLPNKVSNMPIAAGEVISMQTSGGGGYGDPAERDPDFIERDRREGKI, encoded by the coding sequence ATGAGCGCCGCCGTCGACCCGATCACGCTCGCGCTCATCCGAAACCGCCTGGTGGCCGGCGCGGAGCAGATGGCCGTCACGCTCTGGAAGAGCTCGTTTTCGACGGTGATCCGCGAGGTCCTGGACTACTCGACCGCTATCTTCGACGCGGAAGGCCGCATGGTGGCGCAGTCGTCGCAGATTCCGTTCCAGATGATGACCATGTCCGCGCCGATGGGATATCTCATCCGCACCGGCTACGACTGGCAGCCGGGCGACGTCGTGCTCCTGAACGACCCCTACGCCTGCGAGGCCCAGCACCTGCCAGACTACATCGTATTTCGGCCGGCGTTCAGCGGCGACGAGCTGATCGGATTTGCCGGCGCCATCGGCCACATGTTGGACACGGGCGGCGGCGCAGCCGGTGGGTATTTGGCCTCCGCCACCGAGATCTATCACGAAGGCTTGCGCATTCCGCCCAGCAAGATCATTCGCGGTGGTGAGCTCAATGAAGAATTGCTCCAGCTCATCCTGTTGAATGTGCGAGAGCCAGAAAAGCTCCGCGGCGACCTGACGGCCATGTGGGCCTGCACCTCGCTCGGAGAGGCGACGCTGCACGCACTAGCCGACGAGTACGGCCCCGCGACGGCCCGCGCCGCCATGGCCGAAATCCTCGACAGCACCGAGCGCCAGGTGCGGCAGCGGCTGGCGCTCATCCCCGAAGGCACCTACCGCGGCGTCGACCACGTGGACGACGACGGCATCACGGACGATCCGCTGCGCATCGAAGCCACCGTCACGCGTCGCGGCGACGCGCTTGAGGTGGACTTTGCCGGAACCTCGCCGCAACCCGCCGGACCGGTAAGCGCCACGATGGAAATGACGCGCAGCAGCGTCATGTACGTGGCCATGGCGACCATCGGCGAGGACATTCCCAAGAACGACGCCTGGCGCCGACCGATCACGGTCCGGGCGCCGGAGCGATCGCTGGTGAATGCCGGGCCGCCGGCGCCGGTTGCCAGCCGCGTCACCACCTGCCACCGGATCGTCGACGCCATGATGCAGGCGTTGGTGCAGGCGATTCCCGACCGGGTCACCGCCGGCTATTACGGCGCGAGCAACATCTGCAATATCGGCGGCTTCGACCCCGACACCGGCGCGCCCTGGGTTCACTTCGAAATCGAGGTTGGCGGCTGGGGAGCGAGGCCCACGTCAGACGGATTGGATGCTTACAGCGCCCACGTCCACAACCTGGCGACGACGCCGATCGAGGTCGTGGAGTCGAATCCGCGCCTGCGCGTCGAGCACTACTCCCTGCTCCCAGGCACCGGCGGGGCGGGAAAGTTCCGGGGCGGCTTGGGTCTGCGGCGTGACATCCGGGTGCTCGTTGAGGGCGCCCGGCTGAACCTGCTGGGCGATCACTACAAGTTCGCCCCGCTGGGCATGCTGGGCGGTGAGCCCGGCGTCTCGGGTCGCTACGTGCTGAATCCCGACACCAAAGACGAGCGCCGGCTGCCGAACAAGGTCTCCAACATGCCGATCGCCGCCGGCGAGGTGATCTCCATGCAGACCTCGGGCGGCGGCGGCTACGGCGATCCGGCCGAGCGTGACCCGGACTTCATCGAGCGAGACCGCAGGGAGGGAAAGATCTAG
- a CDS encoding hydantoinase/oxoprolinase family protein, translated as MTRVGIDIGGTFTDLFAVADDGRTWSAKVLTTPANPAEGLMDVLDRWQAASSVKEIREIVHATTVATNAVLEGTTARLGLVTTQGFRDVLEIGRHQRRDLYNLFLEKPPALIPRERRLEVRERIGAHGSIVEPLHVADVVRAAHQLKDLGAEAIVVAFLHSYGYPQHEREAAAVIADETRLPVVASHAVCREYREYERFSTAAVHAAVLPRVATYIGDIDSRLTTRGISAPLSVIQSSGGMAPAATVAREPASIVESGPAAGVIAAAEVGRRLGASNVISFDMGGTSTKATLIRDGHVTINNDYEIGGGVHGGFGTGYPLRTPVIDLVEIGTGGGSIAGVDTGGSLYVGPASAGAEPGPACYGRGGTRPTTTDANAVLGRLRPDRFAGGHIQLDVDAARRAVAEHVAGPLGMSVEPAAEGILALAGAKMGRALELVSVARGHDPREFVMVAFGGAGPMHAADLARELGCNRVVIPPEAGVQSARGLLVAEARRDFSTAMLSAETELELPEVELRFADMRDQGVRELREAGFEDQAIGARLGVDARYTGQAYEVPVWLDEPAAFDGDMRRQVGREFHRAHARLHGHRDEGAPIEWVTLRASITARTVRPGSTELALPAEPLARRQLGVQPMIWAGDSHDAPVFARESLGRDDQIDGPALIIQDQTTLVVPPATSAHVHATGDIVLEVAPT; from the coding sequence TTGACTCGCGTTGGCATCGACATCGGCGGCACGTTCACTGACCTGTTCGCCGTGGCGGACGACGGGCGCACCTGGTCGGCCAAAGTCCTGACCACGCCGGCCAATCCGGCGGAAGGCCTCATGGACGTGCTCGACCGTTGGCAGGCCGCCTCCAGCGTGAAGGAGATCCGCGAGATCGTCCACGCCACCACCGTCGCCACCAACGCCGTGCTGGAGGGAACCACGGCGCGGCTGGGCCTGGTGACGACCCAAGGCTTTCGCGACGTGCTGGAGATTGGGCGTCACCAGCGGCGCGACCTCTACAACCTATTTCTGGAAAAGCCTCCAGCCTTGATCCCGCGCGAGCGGCGGCTGGAGGTGCGCGAACGCATCGGCGCCCACGGTTCAATCGTCGAACCCCTCCACGTGGCCGACGTGGTGCGCGCCGCCCACCAACTGAAGGACCTGGGGGCCGAGGCGATCGTGGTGGCGTTTCTGCACAGCTACGGCTACCCGCAGCATGAGCGGGAGGCCGCCGCCGTCATTGCGGACGAGACGCGCCTGCCGGTGGTCGCCAGTCACGCCGTGTGCCGCGAGTATCGCGAGTACGAGCGCTTCAGCACGGCGGCGGTGCATGCGGCGGTTCTGCCGCGGGTTGCGACCTACATCGGCGACATCGACTCCCGGCTCACGACGCGCGGCATCAGCGCACCGCTCTCGGTCATACAATCGAGCGGCGGCATGGCGCCCGCCGCCACGGTGGCCCGCGAACCGGCCTCGATCGTCGAGTCAGGACCGGCAGCGGGGGTGATCGCCGCCGCAGAGGTCGGAAGGCGGCTGGGAGCGTCCAACGTGATCTCGTTCGACATGGGCGGCACCAGCACCAAGGCCACCCTGATCCGCGATGGTCACGTCACCATCAACAACGACTACGAGATCGGCGGGGGAGTGCACGGAGGCTTCGGCACCGGCTATCCGCTTCGCACCCCGGTGATCGATCTTGTCGAGATCGGCACCGGCGGCGGCTCGATCGCCGGCGTGGACACCGGCGGCTCGCTCTACGTGGGTCCGGCCAGCGCCGGCGCGGAGCCGGGGCCGGCCTGCTACGGCCGCGGCGGCACGCGTCCCACGACCACCGACGCCAATGCCGTGCTCGGTCGCCTGCGGCCCGATCGGTTTGCCGGCGGTCATATCCAGTTGGACGTTGACGCCGCGCGGCGGGCGGTGGCCGAACACGTCGCCGGCCCGCTGGGCATGAGCGTCGAGCCCGCGGCGGAGGGCATCCTGGCGCTTGCTGGCGCGAAAATGGGACGGGCGTTGGAGCTCGTCTCCGTGGCGCGCGGTCACGATCCGCGGGAGTTCGTGATGGTGGCGTTCGGCGGGGCCGGACCCATGCACGCGGCGGACCTCGCGCGCGAGCTTGGCTGCAACCGGGTCGTGATTCCGCCGGAGGCCGGGGTGCAGTCGGCGCGCGGCCTGCTCGTGGCCGAAGCTCGCCGCGACTTCTCCACCGCCATGCTCAGCGCCGAAACCGAGCTCGAGCTTCCCGAGGTGGAGCTTCGCTTCGCCGACATGCGCGACCAAGGCGTGCGCGAGCTGCGTGAAGCCGGATTCGAGGACCAGGCAATTGGCGCCCGTCTCGGCGTCGATGCTCGCTACACCGGCCAGGCCTACGAGGTGCCGGTGTGGCTCGACGAGCCGGCGGCGTTCGATGGCGACATGCGGCGCCAGGTGGGTCGCGAATTCCACCGAGCGCACGCACGGCTGCACGGGCATCGAGACGAAGGCGCGCCGATCGAGTGGGTCACGCTGCGCGCCAGCATCACGGCCCGGACGGTACGTCCCGGCTCGACCGAACTTGCGCTCCCGGCGGAGCCGCTGGCCCGGCGCCAACTCGGCGTTCAGCCGATGATTTGGGCCGGGGATAGCCACGACGCGCCCGTGTTTGCACGCGAGAGTCTCGGCCGCGACGACCAAATCGACGGCCCGGCCCTGATCATTCAAGACCAGACGACGCTGGTGGTGCCGCCCGCCACATCGGCCCACGTGCACGCGACGGGCGACATCGTGCTTGAGGTCGCACCGACATGA
- a CDS encoding exo-alpha-sialidase codes for MIEVIESGLVFRSPESQAPPLHTWHPTAVLLDSGELVAAFDIADHAESLDYATYIARSTDEGRTWSAPARMFHDSVEGRVTSFARIARVGPDELIATGARAHRRPDDDSLVNRDTLGFVPVDLIVLRSADGGHTWSGPETIEPPLEGPSFEICHAVIMLRDGRWLWPTATWKGWDGDAPNGMKAIALVSFDRGATWPTYFDVLDQYDRHVFSWEQSVVELPDGRLLQVAWAYDEISGHSEPTPYVISADGWKFSEPRATGLRGQTTKLHVLADGTVLALYRRDDRPGLWAQRVRIDGEMWVNLEDLAVWQGAPSGMAGEGAGADELVDLQFGFPQMLSLPNGDVFAVLWCQEDGIRNIRWFRIRVT; via the coding sequence GTGATCGAGGTCATCGAGTCCGGTCTCGTCTTTCGCAGCCCGGAATCGCAGGCGCCGCCGCTGCACACCTGGCACCCGACGGCTGTCTTGCTCGACTCGGGTGAGTTGGTAGCCGCCTTCGACATCGCCGACCATGCCGAGAGCCTGGACTACGCGACCTACATCGCTCGTTCGACCGATGAGGGGCGCACGTGGTCGGCGCCGGCCCGCATGTTTCACGACTCCGTTGAAGGCCGGGTGACCAGCTTCGCACGCATTGCCCGCGTGGGGCCCGATGAGTTGATCGCGACCGGTGCTCGCGCCCACCGTAGGCCCGACGACGACAGCCTGGTGAACCGCGACACGTTGGGGTTCGTGCCGGTCGACCTGATCGTGCTACGCAGCGCCGACGGCGGGCACACGTGGAGCGGCCCCGAGACCATCGAGCCGCCCCTTGAGGGACCGTCGTTCGAGATCTGCCACGCGGTGATCATGCTGCGCGACGGCCGCTGGCTGTGGCCTACGGCGACCTGGAAAGGCTGGGACGGCGACGCGCCGAATGGCATGAAGGCCATCGCGCTCGTCTCGTTCGACCGCGGTGCGACCTGGCCAACCTATTTCGATGTCTTGGACCAATACGACCGCCACGTGTTCTCGTGGGAGCAATCCGTCGTGGAGCTTCCCGACGGGCGGCTTTTGCAGGTCGCGTGGGCCTACGACGAAATCTCGGGACACAGCGAACCGACGCCCTATGTGATTTCGGCGGATGGCTGGAAGTTCTCGGAACCACGGGCTACGGGCTTGCGGGGGCAAACCACCAAGCTTCACGTATTGGCGGACGGCACGGTGCTGGCGCTCTACCGGCGCGACGACCGTCCCGGGCTATGGGCTCAGCGGGTCCGCATCGACGGCGAAATGTGGGTCAATCTGGAAGACCTGGCGGTCTGGCAGGGCGCGCCGTCGGGCATGGCGGGCGAAGGCGCCGGTGCGGACGAGCTGGTGGATCTGCAGTTCGGTTTCCCACAGATGCTCTCATTGCCCAACGGTGACGTGTTTGCCGTCCTTTGGTGCCAGGAAGACGGCATCCGCAACATCCGCTGGTTCCGCATTCGCGTGACTTAG